Genomic DNA from Haemorhous mexicanus isolate bHaeMex1 chromosome 20, bHaeMex1.pri, whole genome shotgun sequence:
TGTGTATTTTCCTACTTTACTGTTACTTAAAGCTTCTGTCCATAGTGGGAATCACTTCAAAACAAGAAGCTTACTTTACTTTAAgaattccttttctcttttattcaccttttcttttcctaggaACATCATTCATGGCAGTGATTCTGTGGAAAGTGCTGAGACAGAGATCAGCTTATGGTTCACTCCTGAAGAACTGGTTGATTACAGAAGCTGTGCTCATGAGTGGATCTATGATTAACACCCAGCCTGGATCTTCTGATATTCCTATGTCCATGAGCAGCTGCCAGCCTCTAGCTATTCCAAAGAATTCCCTGATAGAAACCtcagaaaacagtgaaattgCTCTATTGTGGATGTTAGAGTCAGTGCTTGCTGCtcctttgattttaaaattgtcAAGTTACAAATGGAattgcacattttaaaagctgcttctgGGACTGAGAGATATGAGATGAAAACACAGAATAGATAAcatatattttttctgaagcatttcataGTCATAGAGGGTATTTTggtaaacattaaaaaaatgggtaaaaatcTATTTGgtaaataaatatgcaaatggTTCAGAGTCAGAGGACAACTTTGCTAAAACATTAGAGGACAACTGATGGTGTGTAAGTGCATTGATAATATGCCCAAATGTTGAGGATTTACTTAATATTAAGTCAAGTGTGTCCCCATTCCTAAAAtggctgcagaaaaaaaagcccatttCTCTCCCCAGAACAGGCTGTGCCCATAAAGAGCTCAACTCTGGCTAAAATGGCAACTGGCCTCCACACTGACACTGTTTCAACtggctcttttttctttccacatgGGATTTATGTAGTATTTTAAGGACCGATTAACCAGCCAGGCTTGATGAAATGTCCTTTTATGTGAAAAGAAGATTAATGTGAGGATAGCTGAAGGAGATTCTACCTTTAGCCATttcagtgcagcagctctctgacATTGCACAGAGCAATAAGTGGTGTTTGCTTTGCCAGCTGGTAATTTAGCTGTGTTCTCATTAGTGTAGTTTCCTCAGTAGCTGGAACTACAAACCAAATGGTCCTTGGATAAATTGTTTTAGAAGTGACTTTCTCACTATcgttttgtatttatttaatgaTGTAAAGAAGTGGAGTCATAATAATGCAGAAGGTATTTCAGTTTCAACAGCAAAAGTTGTACTGGATGAGGCAGTTGGGATTgatattatgtatttatttcccTGCAACATTATATTCACTAAGAGCAAGAGTTTCATGGAATTAGTCGCTCGAGCTCacgatttttttttcccccacagtgTGTTCTTGTATCTGAATACTGAGCTATGCCGTGAATGTTGAATTGAAGGCTTATGATACCTTATGGTGATATCAAACTCCTAAAAAGAGAtggcacaaaataaaacaatatttgCTGTTTGttaagtgaaataaaatgacattttaaatattttgtcttatATTTAATTAATGAGTAGAAGGAGGTGGAACAAATTCTCTAACTATGAAGCTGTAGGTGAGGCCGTGAACCTCTGTTCTGAAAATATTCAGTGTTATAGAAGATAAATCATTAGGTTAAAAGAAGATGGAGGAAAGGGAGTATGTGACAAACCTGAGCATGAGATGAGTGGTCTCCAGTTTAAACTTTACTTGAAAGGTTACTTGAGATGTCTCAAGTCTACAAAATAGAGAATTCTGGTTTATCTGGGGGTGTTTGGATTGCCAGGAAGCTGCTGAGTGTTTCTAATGTGATGTGActgggaggaggtggaggcCAGCAATCCTGCATGGCTGAGGTGCCTGAGCAGATCCAGTGTGAAACCACTAACTGACCCCTCAATAAGAGACTGTGCAAGGACTGCAAAGGTTATTTCATTGATATCCCAGCTGGAGAGATGGTGCACGACTTTAACTTGCTCAGGCAAAGGTGCTTATCAAAACTAGGAAAGAGCCAAGTAGTAAACACCATAAAAagtgtgaaaaacgccaatcacttgttttttaaatttttaaatatttaataataaaaatagttataaaaatagtaatacaattagaataataataatttagacaatttgaattaagacaatatgagacaataaaaagcaaagagtTACGGACGTCTGGGtgcctttttctgggcagcacaagcccgaaaaaggacccccgttaacaaaggattaacccttaaaaacaacagcctgttgcatattcatacacttcatgcatgatgcataaattccattcaaacacaggattcggCCTGGTCatcgtcaacttcttcctcctaatcctaacagcgccttcgaggcgggaagaagttcatttcttctgataagggagcaataaattctttttctctgaaagatttaggtgtcctgtggctgctatctcgctgcaagtcctttctttaaaaaaaagtatcctacatagcacagtttctattttaacaatttttataacctaaaactatatttaacacactactgaagagaattaatacagcgttactttctaacacaatacatataatattcattttaatatttgcgaaaagccaatcataaaatacgcatttttcacaaaaGTAACAACACACTCCGTGCTTCATGTTGTGACATGGGTTCAGGGACTATGAGGTTTTGACACTTGGGGGCTTCATCTTCCCAATGAAATTATCAATAATGTTCCTGTGTTATGGGTTCCACATCACTTTTCTGTGATAAATATGCCTTCCAAGAGCTGTAGCCACGCTGTGCAGCGCAGCCTGGTTGGCAGGACCACCCCTCAGGCCGCGGGGACACCTGAAAGCAGCCAACCCAGCAAAAAATTAGTCAAAAATTATTTAGTTGTGTAAACATCCGCCGTCGTTTCAGTGCCTTAAAGGCTTAAGCCACAGTTGTTGCGTCTGTAAATAACCCTCGAGGCGGCGGAGGAAACAGGTGAGACCAGGCCGGGCCAAGAGCCACCCCTCGGCCCCTGGGCCCGGAAGCGACCGCTCTCCTGTCCAGTCCCACCTcatcccggcccggcccggttCCGCTTGGTGCTGGCGATCCCGCCCCCGAAGCGCCGCCGGCCCGGCGGCTCCTCCTCTGCGCGAGGCGGGGGATCCGTGGCGTGCACGCCTCCGCCTGCGCCTCTTCCTCCGGCGGCAGCGGTGCGGAAGGTAGCGGCGGCGGCAGCTCCGGATAGGTAAGGCCGGGCCGAGTCGGGCCCCGCGCTCCAGGGGCATGAGGGGTGCAGGCGGAGGGGCCGGGCAGGGttcggcggggccgggccggctcgGTGGGCCATTCCGTGGCCGTGCCGCGTGGCAGGGCGGTACCGCCATGGCCGTCGCCGACCTTGAGGCCGCGCGTCCACTCACGCCGCGCTCCCGCCCGCAGCGCTATGGCGGGGAACGGTGAGCGCACCTTCATCGCCATCAAGCCCGACGGCGTCCAGCGCGGGCTGGTCGGGGAGATCATCAAGCGGTTCGAGCAGAAAGGGTTCCGGCTCGTGGCCATGAAGTTCGTCCACGTGAGTGTCCGCGCCTTCCCCCCCAACCgcgtccctgccctgcccgagAAGGGCTCATCGCACCCACACCGAGAATCTCCCCTTGCGGACGCTCCTGCGACAGAACTGGGGTCCGATGGCGGATGTGCTGGAGCGCGCGTCAGGCCCTTCTTCCCGCCCGGCACAAGGCTTCTACCCTTTCCAAAACCAGCGAATTTTGCTTCAGAGGTTTAATGCAGCCCGATTGAGAGCTGGAATGGCCTAGGCTGGAAGGTTGTGTTGGGTAACATCACCCCTTGATCCTGTACTCCCCGTACTCTGCTTATCGCAGAGGCTCACTGCCGTGCAAAGAAATCATATTgacaattcccagcacagccacaaagAACTCCTTTAATATTACAGCAGGAGCTCCCACTGTTACACACAATAGCACTGCAGCATTGTTGGTAACATTAATTGTGAATCTAATCACTAATGCCATAGTCTTACACCTGTAATACCTTTTGTTCAATGACATtcagaaaattatatttaaagttACATCTGTCCTTTTAAAGGCCTCTGAAGACCTTCTCAAACAACATTACATTGACCTGAAAGACCGCCCCTTCTTCCCTGGTTTGGTTAAGTACATGAACTCTGGACCTATTGTGGCCATGGTAAGTGACTTCATTTCAGTTTAAGATTACTTTcttgaatatatttttcttgcTCTATAAATTATTAAGAATATTCAGAGATAGCACTGCAGAAGCATTTTTTCAAACTACCTTGTTCTGATagaggcaaaagaaaaacttaaaattaaGACAGTGGAATTACTATATAATCAGAAAAGTGCACATATAAAATGGGTTCTAAAATGCCTAATGTATAAATGTATAAAGCAAAATTCCTGAAAGCAAATCTTCTGCAccaaaaaatctgttttgggCAAAAAAAAGGTCAGGCTGTCTGACACAAAACCCCAACTTCTGTGTCATTCATTTTTACATTCCCCCCAAAACAAGGTACTTGCTCTAGTAGCATCTCCTGGTGTGATAATGAACTAGGAGAGAACACTCAGCAGGGTGTCCCTGTTCCATCACAACACAAAGGGTTGGGAGTTGGCTTTGTACATTAACTCTGAGGCTTGGTAAAGTATCTCCTTCACTGCAGTAACAATGTTGATAGTGTTTTACAATTACTTCCAGTTACTTAATTACTACAATTAATACGTTTTTTCCCCTTGTCACCTTTACAAGCCCAAGAGATAATCTAGGCAAGGTTAATGTCTTTAATGGTAGAACCTTTGTTTCTTTGCAAAACATGGTAGAGCAAAGCTGAATTGTCAGTATTTTGCATAAGCATTTGGCTTAACAgaatttttatggtttttatcTTAAGGTATGGGAAGGACTCAATGTGGTTAAAACTGGGCGAGTAATGCTGGGGGAAACCAATCCTGCAGACTCCAAGCCTGGCACCATCCGTGGTGATTTCTGCATTCAAGTGGGAAGGTTTGTACTCAGTCTGTTAATTGATAATAAAAACTCAACAACTTTACTGTTTACCTGCCAACACAAAAACTGTTGGCAGTCTTTTATTCTGGAAAGCCAAAATTGGTGGTAGAGACCTTAGTCTGATTGTATTTCATTTGCAGGTCACACTGCATACCTGCTACTTAGGGAAGTGGTACAAAGCTGACTTTGTTTGCAGTCCAGCTCATCCCCAAAGCAGCATGTAAGCTCAGGCAGGGGCTGTTGCAGAACAGTAGCTCTAGAGTGACCCTGATAGGCATAATTAGCTCCTGGGGGATGGGGGGCAGGTGTTTGAACACTCTACCTGAAATAACAGCAATAGTCTCCCCACTCTAGATGCTTCATCCACGTTTTTGCAAACTGAGAACAAGGCTGCTGGAGGTGTATTTTTATAGGGATCAATGTTTGTCTCCTTCCACAGGAACATCATCCATGGCAGCGACTCTGTGGAGAGTGCACAGAAGGAGATCAACCTGTGGTTCAAACCCACAGAACTCATCGACTTCAAGCCCTGTGCACATGACTGGATCTATGAGTGATGGGTTCCCCCAGTCATTTGTGCCTTCCAACatctcatctcattccagctgctgccctgggagcaaCTGCAGTTATCTTAGTGCTGAAAGTGACTGTCAAATAAATGGGTGTGAACTAATTCCTTGTGGTGTAGTCACTTACAACAGACCCCCTGTCCAAATACTCATAAAGGACATTTTAATAATTCAGGAGCCACTGACATAggaccctggcacagctgttgGACTCAAGCAGCAGAAAATTTGCAGAGGGAGAGCTGAAGGGAGGCTGTATCTACTTCCAACACAGCTAGAGGACAAAAGGGAGTGGGCATTGGATTGATCTATAAAGCTCTCCAAAATTTTCCTCCTTACACAAATATTAATACTAAATGAAATGACCAAGTGCAAAGCTTGCTCTCTGACATGATTATTGAATTCACCTTCTCTTATCAAACCCCTTGTGCTCAGGGCCCCAACACGCTTTGTCATCACACCAACATACTTAAAATACTCATGTTATTACAGACTGTGGGTATTTTTAATAAGGTTAAGAGTGTTTAAAGCAAAACAATCAGTATTCAGAAAAAGACttttaatcatttttattttgtgtaaaaaaggcaaatttaGTGAATTATTTTCATCTTGTACACAAAGTTATGATTTTAATGCTTTTCACATCCATGCTGAAAATCTGCAGTGTTGTAAAAATGAAAGTAACATTAAtttttccaaaagcatttttccACTGAGTTATGTACATTGCATGAGAAAGCTTTAAATACTCCCTCACTGACCACACAAATTACCAAGAAAGTAAAAGATTAAATTTATACAGATATTGATCTATATATCAAATACATACAGAAATTACGTAAAAACCCATTTGTTTATTCTTGATTCCTGCCCCAACATTTTCCCAGGGGCCAAAGCTGATGCCTTTTTTGTATAAATGGCTGtggtttttcattttaaatatgaaaaaaaaaaatcaaaagaaaaattcagctgaaatcacagttttttaaaatcccttcccaATAAAGGATTGTTACCAAATGTATTAGCACCATCGTACAAAGATCAAGGGAGGGTATTCACATCAcagaaaacaacaataaaaaacccaaaacaaacactgAAACCCGTGTTAGTATCTGTAGAACAAGGAATCAGTAACTGCTGTAGCTTTCCTTAGATGCAGCAAGGAACAGGTTAGAGAGTTCTACTGAAAATAGTGTAATAATCAAAGATCATCAGAGAGATCTGGAACAAGAAGAACAGCAGCCAAGTCACGGACAGGGCTTGGGCTGCTTCATGGTCAGAAAAACCTGCTGTGCCAAATGCCAGAATTAGTCCAACCCCATTGAAGGTTTTAGGTGTCCAACAGTTGCTGCTCCCTCAGGCAGGTACCACAGCTTGAAAGCCATGAGAAACATCCCAGAGCCACAGGAATGCTTTGCAAAGCCAGGGAGCTGCCATGGACACCCCTCAGGTTCTGTGGGGATCACATCCCTAGTAGCACCTTGCTCAGGTTTTCCCTGAGCAAGTgacttccagcagctccttccatgGTTTGCTTAGCACAGACGTCACTGTACTTGACAATTACACAACTGAGGCATATTATGAACCCAGAGACACAAAAGGCATTTCACCAACTGCTGAAGTCACACGGGTACCTGAGAACATACATCACCTCACAGACTTTAGTGTTTGATGAATAACAGAATACTATAAAGACTGACAGACTTTAGAACAGATTCTTATAGTTCTCCCAACACAGGAAGTGTTAAGGACTAATTTTCCCTCTTGACATTTGAAGACTGACTCTGAAATCAGGGATGAGCTGGGGCAATACTCAGTTTAGTGACCAGGCAATGCACCTCACTTACTAACTAGCCCAACCCTCTACATTATGACGCACTATTAATGCAACAGTTTTTCTACTGAAGTCAGAAGCTGTTGATGAGAGAAGAAAGCAAGACTCTGAGAATCTTATTCCAGCTGTTGGGACAGCCTGCAAGttgttgcattaaaaaaaaaaaaaaaaaaaaaaaaaaaaaaaaaaatcaatagtgCTATACTTACCAAATGAAATCAATGCTTGCAGAGCTGGATTTTATGGCAGATTAAATTgagaacacaggaaaacaagCAAGGCTCAAACTGTCATTACAATGGTCTCTAATCCTAGTTCTCCAATCTAGGCTGTTGTTTATTTTGATGTTCAAAATAAACATTATGGGTGGGTCAGAATCTGAGATAAGCTATTTGAAGACTGTCAGGTCCAACAAAGTTCTTTTTATGGCCATTTTAGGGAGCTAAAATGTCTTTACCACCTGAAGCTATAGATTCTTGTAATCAGATTAACAGATTCCGTCAACAGAAGAAGCTGTTGCTAAAAACAGGTCGTAATTTAAGAAATTTTACCAGTAAGGGAGGAAAGAATTCCAGACATTCCTACACTATACAGCACGTTTTACTTCCTGTAGTAAATACAAAACTTTACATAATTAACCCCTCTTGCATAGAATGAGGTAAACCTGTGTATATCACTAATACTATGTACCCAAAGTTGGAGCAATATGTTAGAAAATAATCAAATTGCTGGTTTTCAACTTTctatgcacttttttttttttaagctcaaaCAACAATATACAAGAAATGGTatcccagggctctgagggTTGATATCCTTAAAACATTTCTTAGGCTGTAGGATACAgatgtttataattttttatcaatttttttttttttaagccttaaTTTCTGGTCAAGAGTCAGATGATCATTGTACTGGTCTGAAGGGGACCTGTGAAGACCCAGAAGCACTTACAGAACTTATAATTCCTGAGAGTTTAGTTAATGAACCTTACTGGTAAAGGCTAAAGCTCTTGATGCACATTCTTTcagtcacagctctgcagggctgatgAACCACCTCACTCATCAACTCCATTTACAAAAATATACAAAAGTTAAAAATACGGAAAGATAAAATCCAAATTATTAAGAGCTCCTGCAAAAATACTTTGTGTTTAAATGGTCATCATTTTCACCCTTTTATGTGACTTTTGCCTTGTAAAAATCTGGAAGTTGACCAGTTGGGGCCAATGGGATGCTTGACATGAGACAAGAATTCCAAGCAATAGGCAAATCCAGTTTATGAATTATAGACTAAAACCATGTGATTTTCATACTGTTCTCAACTCCTGTGTTACACTATTGCAGCAAGACATGAATATTGCAGGCTATGCAGGACTGAACTAATTTTTAATCCACAATGTAGGGCTCCTTTCAGGTCACCTGAAACCATGTGTCACATCTGAATGATCACAGACAAATATTTAAGATGGTAAAGAAACACTTAGGGTTTTctgaatggggaaaaaaaataaaaatcacaagaATACTCACAAGTTCCTTCCCACTACCAAGGGAATCCTTAGTGACTGTCCATCTAAACTGCTTCTTCAGTCAAAATTCAGAGCTACAACTAATCTTCCAACGACAGAATTTTCTGAAGTTCCAGTTTGGTATAGGACTCTGTAAACATTTGCTGAAGCATTCCAAGACTACAGACATGCATATACAGACAAGAGCTTTATAAACCTCATCCAATGCCCACTGTGGTTGGTGGAGACAAGGCTACTGATATTAATGGGCAGTGAATCAGACCCTAAAGAatgttaaaaaaccaaaaaccttaTATAAAAAAGGGTATTTTAACTAAATAAAAACACCTTGAAAAGGTAAAATCTTCCTCAGGCGATGACTCCGTTGCACTTGGGGCTACTCACTGAGTAGAGCTTCACAGGACTGTCTTCCATATATAATTTATGCCTTTAAATCAGGGCTTTAAAGCCTTATTTTCACAATTAAAAAACCAGAGGCGTGACCAGTGCAGTTCACAAGAGTCTAACAGTCTCCCAACTTGTACCAAAAAGGTTCATTTGTTATGACAGTTCATTTGTATTTGCAACTATATCTTCCTCCAACGGCTTCCCACAATCATGCTAAATAAACTTTAATCTTacaaaaaaattagaatttcaGTTCTTGTTAACAATGCACAATAAATCTGAACttgaaaatattacaaaattcTTTCAAAAGCTTCAAATACAACACAAAAGTgtcctttgtttttgtttttaataaattgaaaaatctttttcacTAAAATAGTTTCCGCGCCCTTCCAAAAAATTCTGAACTGAGTCTAATTCATCTACGTTTAGCAAAGCACCCCAGGCACAGTCACCTGAACTGCACCATCCAAGTGGGAACAGAATCAGTCTCAGTGAAAAGTTCTTTTCCTATCACCGATGCTGGGCCCCTCactcctgggagctgcctcAGGGTTCCTGTTTGATGTAGTAGCTGGCGGAGCCATTGCTCTCCTGGTCAGACGTTCCCTGCAGGAAGCTGTACTCCTCACCATCCAGCAACTCCTCCTTCAGTTGTAATGAAGTCACTACAAATcaaaaattcacattaaacATCTATATAACTTAAATTTACTTAATATTATTGATATTGGGAGCATCCAAGATTCCCCATTTTCTTATATGCCACATTTTAGCTAAGCTCTAATGCTCAGGATCCCACAGAGAACAGACACTTTGTGACTGCAGATGGAACTTTAAGTTACACTCTAATATTAACAGATTTCAAATTACTTACAATAATATATTCTCCACAAGATTTTCTCAAGAACTGAGTATTTTAAACCACATTAACTTTTAAAACACTTTGCTTCCTATTTAGTTGTTATGCAAGTGAAGATTGGAAATGGCCAGCAGTTAAGCTACAATTCAAATTACTTAGCAAACAGTTATTGCAAACAGTCAATGTGAGACAACAAAACATATTAACAAAGATTTCTCAATCCATCAATAAAAATTTTAAGATCCCAGAATGTAAGTTTCattaaagcaaaacaatttttgtacttttaatctttccttcatttctcAAAATTAAGTAGAAATGAgattaagagaaaaatattatggATAGAAATGTCACAATTACTTTTCCAGTTTCACTAACAAATAGAGATGATTATCAAAATATGAGCACAATGAAAagaacactgaaaacaaaacatgtaAACATTCATTAAAGGTGTAGTAGCCACATTAAAGGGTTGAttatacaaaaaataaattattctctATGACTAAATGAATGAGAAAAGTATCAAGGTTTATAATCATTCAATATATAGTTTATATACCTCATGAACGTGTcttgaaatgcagaaatatgCAGTGACAGGAAAACACCCCAACCCAGAACCTGCTGCTACTGATAGCCCTGCAGTAATTTATAAGCTGTTTCATTATTCTTTTATAAATATTCTACATTGAAACAAGCTCTTgagctaaataaaaataaaatttgaaaattaagaTAGTAGATGtcaaaagctgctgcagcataATGCAAGCTCTCCTCATCTTTCTCGAATAGATTCCTCCTTCCACCTACAGAATCCACAATcccttccttatttttttctcccaaatacTTCTCCCTGCATCACGCCCAACTCTGACCAAGATCCTGATCTCTGGGGGGAAACAAAGTGCTGTCTAAATGATCAGACACACAACTGGCTACTTGGCTATGCTGCAGTGCCTTAAGCAAAGGCTATACAGAGATCAGGGATACAAACCAACCCACCATGCATGTTGTTTACCTTCTCTCCCCTGAGCAGGAAGCTCCTGTAGGTACAGGAGTAACAGCAGTTGCCATGATTTGTATTGTCTCTGGCTCATTTGAACCAAAGTCCTAACATTTAGATATTTAATGATACCTTACTTCATTTGTTCATATTATACAACTTTTAACTACAATCCTCTATTAGAAAAGCTTAGTTACAGCTACGCACCAAATTgcttgaaagaagaaaaaggaaaactaatTGAAGTCTTCTAAGCGAAGGAAAAATGGATGCAGATTGGGCGAGGTACTTCCTTTTTACATTGTCTCAGTGATTTGCCAGGACACAGAGACACACTGTCTGATGCCATGACATTCAAACCTCCCAAAACCAATACACATAGAGCAATATGCTCCACAGTTGGGTGAATCTCTGGGAACAGCCTCTTCTTCTGCAAGACTGGCTGTAcgttctttttaaaaatgaagcagTCCATCAGGAGAATTTCAGTGCTCAAGAGACCATTTCAGATGATTGAAAGATGCAAAGTACTCATGCACCCTAAGGCAGCACCAGGAATTTACTAGAGAACAAAACCACTTCATACAAACCAAGGTGAAGAGCTGAACCTTTCTCTGTGCTCATGATGATACAAAAGGGGAAAGAATTGGGTTTGAACTCTTACTGAGATCTCCCATGGACAAGAAGTTTCAGAACAGACACTGTTTTGTTAATCTTCCACTGATTCCACTCAAAGCCATGAAAACATCCCCTGCACTGGGTCTGCCTATGTCCAACAGCTAATCAGGCAATGAATGATGCTGAGGAATATGCACATAATTAATGAGTTCTGGCCAATCTCAAACATGCTTTAAATTGATTAGATGGTATCAAGGTGATGCCTCCTTCCCAGAGACTGAAAAGGTATGGTCTTGCTGGTTtcaatatatatgtatatctatctatctttgGACAACGACAAGGCTAACCACAccacaaacaaaattaattttgtccAGCCTTACCAAAACTCAGTTTTGAAACGTTGAAAAGTTACCCTCAATTCATCATAATCATCCCCTCAATTGATCACTGAGTATCAGAAACCAAGGAACACAGGTGTTTCATAGGAATTGCAAGATCTAATGATACAGAAATTCAGACTGTGTATGTCTTTGCACTATAGAAATGCAATGCAGGTGTAGATTTAGCACAAAAGAACATTTGTGCAGAAATAGATGCTCCAGAACACTCTCCCATAAGCAAGACTTCTCTTTGGCATCAAGGGCTTGTTAAACGTGGCATGTACACACCAGCAGGAACATGAAACGAAACTAAAGGATTTCTTCAGAAGTGTTGAGAGGTgtgcagaagagagaaaatgttttcctcaGCGTCTAAAGGTGGCATTTGggttccttttttccccaatctGTTAATGGATAACACATGAACAAGAGAAACTGTTCTGGATGTATTCCAGAGTCAGTATAGAGTGCTGACAGGGCAGCCTGTGCAGACTAAGGCAAGCTTAAGGGAGTAATCAAGCAAAACTGAAGCTAAATCTATCAACCTGGCAactgtcctgcagggagaaCATCATCCAGTCTGTCTGACAGCTCCTATTGCTACAATATATTTGTTAGCAATAATCTGCTGCAGTACATTGCCAGagatatcaggaaaagggaagagaaaaactaCCAGATCCTTGAAGTGAATTTGTATAATTGAAGATTGATTACATAATAAAAGTTATAATTGAAATATAATTACAAATGAAGATTGATTATGTAAACTATACTTAAAGAAGTCCAAAATTTTAATCTACTTCAATATTAccaattaatttttaagagtTTTTCTCTGCTCACTAATACAGATACACCCTTATGGTGCTTCAAATATATTATCTTAGTAATCCACAAAATTTCAAATAACATATTCCAAAGATATTTTCCCAGATAACTGCCTTTTTCTGATACAAAagtaaaaatctttatttacaGCGTATAGTTATTTTCTCTGCAAAGGATAATACACAATAATGACCTACTTACATCCAAGATTCCCAGATCCACATTACCGTGCAGTTTTACAGGGTGCATTTTTTGTATCTGAACAATCTGCAGAGCCCCTCTGGGATTCTCAGTAACCCACACCACAACCTTCTTCCTCTGAAATTCTAAACCAGCTACAACCCTCTATAATTAATTCAGTGACATGGTGCATCAGCAAGAATGAAAAGCTCTCTAGCAGAAAAAATTAAACCCACtaaaattcaaaggaaaaaaaaagggaaaaaagaaagattggatGAGTCAGCACATGACACTCTGGACCACAGCTTCCCACTCTGC
This window encodes:
- the LOC132336489 gene encoding nucleoside diphosphate kinase, whose amino-acid sequence is ITLEAAEETGETRPGQEPPLGPWARKRPLSCPVPPHPGPARFRLVLAIPPPKRRRPGGSSSARGGGSVACTPPPAPLPPAAAVRKVAAAAAPDSAMAGNGERTFIAIKPDGVQRGLVGEIIKRFEQKGFRLVAMKFVHASEDLLKQHYIDLKDRPFFPGLVKYMNSGPIVAMVWEGLNVVKTGRVMLGETNPADSKPGTIRGDFCIQVGRNIIHGSDSVESAQKEINLWFKPTELIDFKPCAHDWIYE